In the genome of Kitasatospora cathayae, one region contains:
- a CDS encoding NADP-dependent oxidoreductase yields the protein MKAIVINRYGGPEVVEYTDLPDPKIGPDSVLVQVRAAGVNPVDWKIRDGALDGLLDVHFPLVMGWDVAGVVRAVGGGVTEFAPGDEVYGYVRKDAVEHGTYAELVSAPVRTLARRPAALDWAQSGGLPLAGLTALQALKAVRLEAGETVLVHAAAGGVGHLAVQIARARGARVIGTAGERNHDYLRGLGAEPVTYGEGLAERVRALAPDGVDAALDLVGRGAVQVSAGLVADPGRIASITDFGVKALGGQYVWVRPDAAGLAELAALADDGRLTVTVASTFPLAQAASAQALSAEGRTRGKIVLLVE from the coding sequence ATGAAAGCAATCGTGATCAACCGCTACGGCGGCCCCGAGGTGGTCGAGTACACCGACCTGCCCGATCCGAAGATCGGGCCCGACTCCGTACTGGTGCAGGTCCGGGCGGCCGGGGTGAACCCGGTGGACTGGAAGATCCGGGACGGCGCCCTGGACGGCCTGCTGGACGTCCACTTCCCGCTGGTCATGGGCTGGGACGTGGCGGGCGTGGTCCGCGCGGTCGGCGGTGGGGTGACGGAGTTCGCCCCCGGCGACGAGGTGTACGGCTACGTCCGCAAGGACGCCGTCGAGCACGGCACCTACGCCGAACTGGTCTCCGCACCGGTCCGCACCCTGGCCCGCCGGCCCGCCGCGCTGGACTGGGCGCAGTCCGGCGGCCTGCCGCTGGCCGGACTCACCGCGCTGCAGGCCCTGAAGGCCGTGCGGCTCGAGGCGGGGGAGACCGTACTGGTGCACGCCGCGGCCGGCGGGGTCGGCCACCTGGCCGTTCAGATCGCCCGGGCCCGCGGCGCCCGGGTGATCGGCACCGCGGGCGAGCGCAACCACGACTACCTGCGCGGCCTCGGCGCCGAGCCGGTCACGTACGGCGAGGGCCTGGCCGAGCGGGTGCGGGCGCTCGCCCCGGACGGCGTGGACGCGGCCCTGGACCTGGTCGGCCGCGGCGCCGTCCAGGTCTCCGCGGGCCTGGTGGCCGACCCGGGCCGGATCGCCTCGATCACCGACTTCGGGGTCAAGGCGCTCGGCGGCCAGTACGTCTGGGTCCGCCCGGACGCGGCGGGCCTGGCGGAGCTCGCCGCGCTCGCCGACGACGGCCGACTGACCGTCACCGTCGCCTCCACCTTCCCGCTGGCCCAGGCGGCCTCCGCCCAGGCCCTCAGCGCCGAGGGCCGCACGAGGGGGAAGATCGTCCTCCTGGTCGAGTGA
- a CDS encoding PspA/IM30 family protein, translating into MKRMGLIFRSKANKALDRAEDPRETLDYSYQKQLELLQKVRRGVADVATSRKRLELQLTQLQQQSAKYEDQGRKALSLGREDLAREALTRKANMQSQINDLETQYQALQAEEEKLTLASQRLQAKVDAFRTKKETIKATYTAAQAQTRIAESFSGISEEMGDVGLAIQRAEDKTAQMQARAGAIDELLASGALDDASGLGRKDDIEAELERVAGGSDVELELARMKAELSGGPAAGPAAIEQGKPAQQPQDSHPQDTPRINYNK; encoded by the coding sequence ATGAAGCGTATGGGGCTGATCTTCCGCTCCAAGGCGAACAAGGCCTTGGACCGGGCGGAGGATCCCCGTGAGACGCTCGACTACTCCTACCAGAAGCAGCTCGAACTGCTGCAGAAGGTACGGCGTGGTGTCGCGGACGTCGCGACCTCGCGCAAGCGCCTGGAACTCCAGCTGACCCAGCTCCAGCAGCAGTCCGCGAAGTACGAGGACCAGGGCCGCAAGGCGCTGTCCCTCGGCCGTGAGGACCTCGCGCGCGAGGCGCTGACCCGCAAGGCCAACATGCAGTCCCAGATCAACGACCTGGAGACGCAGTACCAGGCCCTGCAGGCCGAGGAGGAGAAGCTCACGCTCGCCTCCCAGCGCCTCCAGGCCAAGGTCGACGCCTTCCGCACCAAGAAGGAGACGATCAAGGCCACCTACACCGCGGCGCAGGCGCAGACCCGCATCGCCGAGTCCTTCTCCGGCATCTCGGAGGAGATGGGCGACGTCGGCCTGGCGATCCAGCGGGCCGAGGACAAGACCGCGCAGATGCAGGCCCGGGCCGGTGCGATCGACGAGCTGCTGGCCTCCGGCGCGCTCGACGACGCCAGTGGTCTCGGCCGCAAGGACGACATCGAGGCCGAGCTGGAGCGGGTGGCCGGCGGTTCCGACGTCGAGCTGGAGCTCGCCCGGATGAAGGCCGAGCTGTCCGGTGGCCCCGCCGCCGGTCCGGCCGCGATCGAGCAGGGCAAGCCGGCCCAGCAGCCGCAGGACTCGCACCCGCAGGACACCCCGCGCATCAACTACAACAAGTGA
- the nadA gene encoding quinolinate synthase NadA, which yields MTTTITETYGVDPTPTPLALLLLGREADPNSERGVECPGDLPPASDPDLVERARAAKAALGDRVFILGHHYQRDEVIEFADVTGDSFKLARDAAARPEAEYIVFCGVHFMAESADILTSGKQQVVLPDLAAGCSMADMATAEQVAECWDVLTDAGIADVTVPVSYMNSSADIKAFTGKHGGTICTSSNAQRALEWAFEQGQKVLFLPDQHLGRNTAVRDMGFSLDDCVLYNPHKPNGGLTAEQLRDAKMILWRGHCSVHGRFSLDSVNDVRERIPGVTVLVHPECKHEVVTAADMVGSTEYIIKALDAAEPGSKWAIGTELNLVRRLAKAHPDKEIVFLDRTVCFCSTMNRIDLPHLVWALESLVEGRVPNVITVDPETEKYAKAALDRMLALP from the coding sequence GTGACCACCACCATCACCGAGACCTACGGCGTCGACCCCACTCCGACGCCGCTCGCTCTGCTGCTGCTCGGCCGGGAGGCCGACCCGAACAGCGAGCGCGGCGTCGAGTGCCCGGGTGACCTGCCCCCGGCCTCCGACCCCGACCTCGTCGAGCGCGCCAGGGCGGCCAAGGCCGCGCTCGGCGACCGCGTCTTCATCCTCGGCCACCACTACCAGCGCGACGAGGTCATCGAGTTCGCCGACGTCACCGGCGACTCCTTCAAGCTCGCCCGCGACGCCGCGGCCCGCCCGGAGGCCGAGTACATCGTCTTCTGCGGCGTGCACTTCATGGCCGAGTCCGCGGACATCCTCACCAGCGGGAAGCAGCAGGTCGTGCTGCCGGACCTGGCGGCCGGCTGTTCGATGGCCGACATGGCCACCGCCGAGCAGGTCGCCGAGTGCTGGGACGTGCTGACCGACGCCGGCATAGCCGACGTGACCGTCCCGGTCTCCTACATGAACTCCTCCGCCGACATCAAGGCCTTCACCGGCAAGCACGGCGGCACCATCTGCACCTCCTCCAACGCCCAGCGCGCCCTGGAGTGGGCCTTCGAGCAGGGCCAGAAGGTGCTCTTCCTGCCCGACCAGCACCTCGGCCGCAACACCGCGGTGCGGGACATGGGCTTCTCGCTGGACGACTGCGTCCTCTACAACCCGCACAAGCCGAACGGCGGCCTGACCGCCGAGCAGCTGCGGGACGCCAAGATGATCCTCTGGCGCGGCCACTGCTCGGTGCACGGCCGGTTCAGCCTGGACTCGGTGAACGACGTCCGCGAGCGGATCCCCGGCGTGACCGTCCTGGTGCACCCCGAGTGCAAGCACGAGGTCGTCACGGCCGCCGACATGGTGGGCTCGACCGAGTACATCATCAAGGCCCTGGACGCCGCCGAGCCCGGCTCCAAGTGGGCCATCGGCACCGAGCTGAACCTGGTCCGCCGGCTGGCCAAGGCGCACCCGGACAAGGAGATCGTCTTCCTCGACCGCACGGTCTGCTTCTGCTCGACCATGAACCGGATCGACCTGCCGCACCTGGTCTGGGCGCTGGAGTCGCTGGTCGAGGGCCGGGTGCCGAACGTGATCACCGTCGACCCGGAGACCGAGAAGTACGCCAAGGCCGCGCTGGACCGGATGCTGGCCCTGCCGTAG
- a CDS encoding class I SAM-dependent methyltransferase, which yields MDRLGGLRNFVRQELVSRQLAEQLAGRTAQRVLDIGCGQGTQALRLARAGHYVTGIDSDPVALGVAQGALAEEPPEVRGRLQLLSGDGHQCGRWFGPRSFDVVLCHGVLMYLPDPDPMIASLARLLAPGGLLSLLVRNRDALALRPAAAGDWRAALHAFESDRYYNRLGLAARADRLADLSVTLSEVSVPLRHWYGVRVFTDNAPDDAAPPVDGRQLAQLLEAEDRAGRTDPYRQVAALLHVIGAK from the coding sequence CTGGACCGGCTCGGCGGACTGCGCAACTTCGTCCGGCAGGAGCTCGTCTCCCGGCAGCTCGCCGAACAGCTGGCCGGCCGCACCGCGCAGCGCGTCCTCGACATCGGCTGCGGGCAGGGCACCCAGGCCCTGCGACTGGCCCGGGCCGGCCACTACGTCACCGGGATCGACTCCGACCCGGTCGCGCTCGGCGTCGCCCAGGGGGCCCTCGCCGAGGAACCGCCCGAGGTGCGCGGCCGGCTGCAGCTGCTCAGCGGCGACGGCCACCAGTGCGGGCGCTGGTTCGGCCCGCGCAGCTTCGACGTGGTGCTCTGCCACGGCGTCCTGATGTACCTGCCCGACCCGGACCCGATGATCGCCTCGCTGGCCCGGCTGCTGGCACCCGGCGGACTGCTCTCACTGCTGGTCCGCAACCGGGACGCGCTCGCGCTGCGGCCCGCCGCCGCCGGGGACTGGCGGGCCGCCCTGCACGCCTTCGAGAGCGACCGGTACTACAACCGGCTCGGGCTGGCCGCCCGCGCCGACCGGCTCGCCGACCTGTCCGTCACCCTCTCCGAGGTGTCGGTGCCGCTGCGGCACTGGTACGGCGTCCGGGTCTTCACCGACAACGCGCCCGACGACGCCGCCCCGCCGGTGGACGGGCGGCAGCTGGCCCAGCTGCTCGAGGCCGAGGACCGGGCCGGCCGCACCGATCCGTACCGGCAGGTCGCGGCGCTGCTGCACGTGATCGGGGCGAAGTAG
- the pspAA gene encoding PspA-associated protein PspAA: MIMRVMGEGQYEVGEDHLNLLNQLDDELLTAVESGDEENFRQAYGKLLDAVKQYGTRLPDDSLEPSELILPSAEATLDEVRALLLSEGEGVIPGFPEYD, translated from the coding sequence ATGATCATGAGGGTCATGGGCGAGGGGCAGTACGAGGTGGGCGAGGACCACCTGAACCTGCTCAACCAGCTCGACGACGAGCTGCTCACCGCGGTGGAGTCGGGCGACGAGGAGAACTTCCGCCAGGCTTACGGGAAGCTGCTGGACGCCGTGAAGCAGTACGGCACCCGGCTGCCGGACGACTCGCTGGAGCCGTCCGAGCTGATCCTGCCGAGTGCTGAGGCGACCCTCGACGAGGTCCGCGCCCTACTGCTCTCCGAGGGCGAGGGCGTGATCCCGGGGTTCCCCGAGTACGACTAG
- a CDS encoding pyridoxal phosphate-dependent decarboxylase family protein produces the protein MSAAPDRMHRPDNELVDLVFDYMRERLQYDPVPLDHPGDGEHLRNQLAGLLNQDGNDPADVLKLYDHELSRAVISADSPRYLSFIPCAPTKAALLFDMVVSCASLQGISWLEAAGAIAAENQVLRLIADRAGLPASAGGCFVSGGSAGNLSALVVARDTARRRLGVGPEARLRIAVADQVHSSVKNTFNIIGVEAFKVPTVNRRFTGEALRAALAADPNPETVIAVVGTAGTTNEGIVDDLAGLAEVARERDLWFHVDGAYGGAGLFAPSVRERYNGIEHADSFVVDPHKWLFAPFDCAALIYRNPQLARAVHTQDASYLDVLHTEGDEWNPTDYAYHLTRRARGLPLWFSLAVHGVQAYTDAIETGLQLARDTAQLIRDTEHLELLFDPQLSAVCFKRTGWTNDDYYRWSQQLLADQIGFVTPTGWDGETVARFAFLHPGTTMEMVKEILDTMA, from the coding sequence GTGTCCGCAGCACCCGACCGCATGCACCGGCCCGACAACGAACTGGTCGACCTGGTTTTCGACTACATGCGGGAGCGGCTGCAGTACGACCCCGTCCCGCTCGACCACCCCGGTGACGGCGAGCACCTGCGCAACCAGTTGGCCGGCCTGCTCAACCAGGACGGCAACGACCCGGCCGACGTGCTCAAGCTGTACGACCACGAGCTGTCCCGCGCGGTCATCTCCGCCGACAGCCCCCGCTACCTGTCCTTCATCCCGTGCGCCCCGACCAAGGCCGCGCTGCTGTTCGACATGGTCGTCTCCTGCGCCTCCCTGCAGGGCATCTCCTGGCTGGAGGCGGCCGGCGCCATCGCGGCCGAGAACCAGGTGCTGCGCCTGATCGCCGACCGGGCCGGGCTGCCCGCCTCGGCCGGCGGCTGCTTCGTCTCCGGCGGCTCGGCCGGCAACCTCTCCGCCCTGGTGGTCGCCCGCGACACCGCCCGCCGTCGTCTGGGCGTCGGTCCCGAGGCCCGGCTGCGAATAGCCGTCGCCGACCAGGTGCACTCCTCGGTCAAGAACACCTTCAACATCATCGGCGTCGAGGCCTTCAAGGTCCCGACCGTGAACCGCCGGTTCACCGGCGAGGCGCTGCGCGCCGCCCTGGCCGCCGATCCCAACCCCGAGACGGTGATCGCCGTCGTCGGCACCGCCGGCACCACCAACGAGGGCATCGTCGACGACCTGGCCGGCCTGGCCGAAGTCGCCCGCGAGCGCGACCTGTGGTTCCACGTGGACGGCGCCTACGGCGGCGCGGGCCTGTTCGCCCCCTCGGTGCGCGAGCGCTACAACGGCATCGAGCACGCCGACTCCTTCGTGGTCGACCCGCACAAGTGGCTGTTCGCCCCCTTCGACTGCGCCGCGCTGATCTACCGCAACCCGCAGCTCGCCCGCGCCGTGCACACCCAGGACGCCTCCTACCTGGACGTCCTGCACACCGAGGGCGACGAGTGGAACCCCACCGACTACGCCTACCACCTGACCCGGCGCGCCCGCGGCCTGCCGCTCTGGTTCTCGCTGGCCGTCCACGGCGTCCAGGCCTACACCGACGCCATCGAGACCGGCCTCCAGCTGGCCCGGGACACCGCCCAGCTGATCCGCGACACCGAGCACCTGGAGCTGCTGTTCGACCCGCAGCTCTCCGCCGTCTGCTTCAAGCGCACCGGGTGGACCAACGACGACTACTACCGTTGGTCGCAGCAGCTGCTCGCGGACCAGATCGGCTTCGTCACCCCGACCGGTTGGGACGGCGAGACCGTCGCCCGCTTCGCCTTCCTGCACCCGGGCACGACCATGGAGATGGTCAAGGAGATCCTGGACACCATGGCCTGA
- a CDS encoding DUF3043 domain-containing protein — protein sequence MFRRRSDDAAASATVLEKQDETPQARHPQAKKGRPTPKRSEAEANRRTRVTVPKDRKEASRQARDRMRVEREKQRQALIDGDERHLPARDKGPVRRFARDYVDSRWSLAEFFLPAAVVILVLSIIKVPTLQLLSTLLFLLFFVLVFLDFVRLGFGLRKQLGERFAGQNTRGVVAYGIMRTLQMRRLRLPKPQVRRGEKP from the coding sequence GTGTTCCGACGCCGTTCAGATGATGCCGCCGCCTCCGCCACCGTGCTGGAGAAGCAGGACGAGACGCCCCAGGCCCGCCACCCGCAGGCCAAGAAGGGCCGCCCCACCCCCAAGCGCAGCGAGGCCGAGGCCAACCGGCGTACCCGGGTCACGGTGCCCAAGGACCGCAAGGAGGCCTCCCGCCAGGCCCGCGACCGGATGCGGGTCGAGCGCGAGAAGCAGCGCCAGGCGCTGATCGACGGCGACGAGCGCCACCTGCCGGCCCGCGACAAGGGCCCGGTGCGCAGGTTCGCCCGCGACTACGTGGACTCCCGCTGGTCGCTCGCCGAGTTCTTCCTGCCGGCCGCCGTGGTCATCCTGGTGCTGAGCATCATCAAGGTGCCCACCCTGCAGCTGCTGTCGACGCTGCTGTTCCTGCTGTTCTTCGTCCTGGTGTTCCTGGACTTCGTGCGCCTCGGCTTCGGCCTGCGCAAGCAGCTGGGCGAGCGCTTCGCCGGGCAGAACACCCGCGGCGTGGTCGCGTACGGCATCATGCGCACCCTGCAGATGCGCCGGCTGCGCCTGCCCAAGCCGCAGGTGCGGCGCGGGGAGAAGCCCTGA
- a CDS encoding GNAT family N-acetyltransferase: MILRQVRDTAADAEVVSELSLAAFGAPSDDPARRSAPTPLQLARTRHLARTDPGGCWLAVSGGQAVGVVLSMRREGLWMPSLFAVRPSAQGRGVGRLLFERALAHAGGCLRGMVCASDSPAAARRYRLAGFTLHPAMRLTGRVDREGLIDPGDIPVHPGNATHLHLLDSVDRRLRGSAHGPDHELMLGHFEELLVADALAGSGYCYRDGGVVRLLAATSKRIGARLLREALARVPNGVEARVEYLTAEQEWALDVGLEVGLTPATSGFVGVRGMRPPTPYLPSGAFL, from the coding sequence ATGATCCTTCGCCAGGTCAGGGACACCGCAGCGGACGCGGAGGTCGTCTCGGAACTGTCCCTCGCCGCGTTCGGCGCGCCGTCCGACGACCCCGCGCGACGGTCGGCGCCGACGCCGCTGCAGTTGGCCCGGACCAGACACCTGGCGCGCACCGATCCCGGGGGCTGCTGGCTGGCGGTGAGCGGCGGGCAGGCGGTGGGGGTGGTGCTGTCGATGCGCCGCGAGGGCCTGTGGATGCCCTCGTTGTTCGCGGTCCGGCCGTCCGCCCAGGGCCGGGGGGTCGGGCGGCTGCTGTTCGAACGGGCGCTGGCCCACGCCGGGGGCTGCCTGCGCGGGATGGTCTGCGCCTCCGACTCCCCGGCGGCGGCCCGCCGCTACCGGTTGGCCGGGTTCACCCTGCACCCGGCGATGCGGCTGACCGGGCGGGTGGACCGGGAGGGGCTGATCGACCCGGGCGACATACCGGTGCACCCGGGCAACGCCACCCATCTGCACCTGCTGGACTCGGTGGACCGCCGGCTGCGCGGATCCGCGCACGGGCCGGACCACGAGCTGATGCTCGGGCACTTCGAGGAGCTGCTGGTCGCCGACGCGCTGGCCGGCAGCGGCTACTGCTACCGGGACGGCGGCGTGGTGCGGCTGCTGGCGGCGACCAGCAAGCGGATCGGCGCCCGGCTGCTGCGCGAGGCGCTGGCCCGGGTGCCGAACGGGGTCGAGGCACGGGTGGAGTACCTGACCGCCGAGCAGGAGTGGGCGCTGGACGTCGGGCTGGAGGTCGGGCTGACGCCGGCGACCAGCGGCTTCGTCGGGGTGCGCGGGATGCGGCCGCCGACCCCGTACCTGCCGAGCGGGGCGTTCCTGTAG
- a CDS encoding adenosylcobinamide-GDP ribazoletransferase, which produces MAGGGGRVTWGEGLRFAFGTLSVLRVRVERWDRAAGGRAMTAAPVVGVVLGGIAAGVGALVSWRAGGLLGAVAAVAVPAALTRGLHLDGLADVADGLGSGKPAEDALRIMKQSDIGPFGVLTLVLVLLAQVAALAGQFGHSVSRGALAVLASAVAARCALGWGCLRSVPAARPGGLGAMVAGTVSPAGAVAGTALAALALAACGSFDGWSALRLPLAVGFGVGCARLLLGRCVRRFGGITGDVLGAMAETAATGTLFALALLG; this is translated from the coding sequence ATGGCCGGCGGTGGTGGGCGGGTGACGTGGGGGGAGGGGCTGCGGTTCGCGTTCGGGACGCTGTCGGTGCTGCGGGTGCGGGTGGAGCGGTGGGACCGGGCGGCGGGGGGCCGGGCGATGACGGCGGCTCCCGTGGTGGGGGTGGTGCTGGGCGGGATCGCGGCCGGGGTGGGGGCGCTGGTGTCCTGGCGGGCGGGTGGGCTGCTCGGGGCGGTGGCGGCGGTGGCGGTGCCGGCCGCGCTGACCAGGGGGCTGCACCTGGACGGTCTGGCGGACGTCGCCGACGGGCTGGGCAGCGGCAAGCCGGCCGAGGACGCGCTGCGGATCATGAAGCAGTCCGACATCGGGCCGTTCGGCGTCCTGACGCTGGTCCTGGTGCTGCTGGCGCAGGTCGCCGCGCTGGCCGGGCAGTTCGGGCACTCGGTGTCGCGCGGCGCGCTCGCGGTGCTCGCCTCGGCGGTGGCCGCCCGGTGCGCGCTGGGTTGGGGCTGTCTGCGGTCGGTGCCGGCCGCGCGGCCGGGCGGGCTCGGGGCGATGGTGGCGGGCACCGTCTCCCCCGCCGGGGCCGTCGCCGGGACGGCCCTCGCGGCGCTCGCCCTGGCTGCGTGCGGGTCGTTCGACGGATGGTCAGCCCTGCGTCTGCCGCTGGCGGTTGGGTTCGGCGTGGGTTGCGCCCGGCTGCTGCTCGGGCGGTGCGTCCGCAGGTTCGGCGGGATCACCGGGGACGTGCTCGGCGCGATGGCGGAGACCGCCGCGACCGGGACGCTGTTCGCCTTGGCGTTGCTCGGCTGA
- the erpA gene encoding iron-sulfur cluster insertion protein ErpA yields MTVQDETTVESGILLTDAAAAKVKALLEQEGREDLALRVAVQPGGCSGLRYQLFFDERSLDGDVVKDFGGVKVVTDRMSAPYLGGATVDFVDTIEKQGFTIDNPNATGSCACGDSFS; encoded by the coding sequence ATGACCGTCCAGGACGAGACCACCGTCGAGAGTGGCATCCTCCTCACCGATGCCGCCGCGGCCAAGGTCAAGGCCCTGCTGGAGCAGGAAGGCCGCGAGGACCTCGCGCTGCGCGTCGCCGTCCAGCCCGGTGGCTGCTCCGGCCTGCGCTACCAGCTGTTCTTCGACGAGCGTTCGCTCGACGGCGACGTGGTGAAGGACTTCGGCGGCGTCAAGGTCGTCACCGACCGCATGAGCGCCCCGTACCTGGGCGGCGCCACCGTCGACTTCGTCGACACCATCGAGAAGCAGGGCTTCACGATCGACAACCCGAACGCCACCGGCTCCTGCGCCTGCGGCGACTCCTTCAGCTAA
- a CDS encoding carbohydrate kinase family protein gives MRIAVAGSIATDHLMTFPGRFADQLVAEQLHTVSLSFLVDALDIRRGGVAPNISFGMGVLGLRPILVGAAGADFAEYRSWLERNNVDCESVHISETRHTARFMCTTDEDHNQIASFYTGAMAEARNIELKPIADRVGGLDLVLVGADDPQGMVRHTQECRTRGYAFAADPSQQLARLDGDDIRELVDGASYLFTNEYEAALIETKTGWDAEELLTRVGTRITTLGSKGVRIERKGEAPIVVGCPVEDAKVDPTGVGDAFRAGFLAGLSWELDLERAAQLGCMLATLVIETVGTQEYELRPTAFLKRFEAAYGAEAAAEIRAHLVK, from the coding sequence GTGCGTATCGCCGTCGCCGGCTCGATCGCCACCGACCACCTGATGACGTTCCCCGGTCGGTTCGCCGACCAGCTCGTCGCCGAGCAGCTGCACACCGTGTCGCTGTCGTTCCTGGTCGACGCCCTGGACATCCGCCGCGGCGGGGTCGCGCCGAACATCTCCTTCGGCATGGGTGTGCTCGGGCTCCGGCCGATCCTGGTCGGTGCCGCCGGTGCGGACTTCGCCGAGTACCGCAGCTGGCTGGAGCGCAACAACGTGGACTGCGAGTCCGTCCACATCTCCGAGACCCGGCACACCGCCCGCTTCATGTGCACCACCGACGAGGATCACAACCAGATCGCCTCGTTCTACACCGGCGCCATGGCCGAAGCCCGCAACATCGAGCTCAAGCCGATCGCCGACCGCGTCGGCGGCCTCGACCTCGTCCTGGTCGGCGCCGACGACCCGCAGGGCATGGTCCGCCACACCCAGGAGTGCCGCACCCGGGGCTACGCCTTCGCCGCCGACCCCTCCCAGCAGCTGGCCCGCCTGGACGGCGACGACATCCGCGAGCTGGTGGACGGCGCCTCGTACCTGTTCACCAACGAGTACGAGGCGGCGCTGATCGAGACCAAGACCGGCTGGGACGCCGAGGAGCTGCTCACCCGCGTCGGCACCCGGATCACCACCCTGGGCAGCAAGGGCGTCCGGATCGAGCGCAAGGGCGAGGCCCCGATCGTGGTCGGCTGCCCGGTCGAGGACGCCAAGGTCGACCCGACCGGCGTCGGCGACGCCTTCCGGGCCGGCTTCCTGGCCGGTCTGTCCTGGGAGCTCGACCTGGAGCGCGCCGCCCAGCTCGGCTGCATGCTCGCCACCCTGGTGATCGAGACCGTCGGCACCCAGGAGTACGAGCTGCGCCCGACCGCGTTCCTGAAGCGCTTCGAGGCCGCCTACGGCGCCGAGGCCGCCGCGGAGATCCGCGCCCACCTGGTCAAGTAG
- a CDS encoding nicotinate-nucleotide--dimethylbenzimidazole phosphoribosyltransferase, with protein sequence MDTTVDLDTFSSLVERPDDSARRAAEERWQEAGRPRGGLGKLEELGSWLSSVQGRSPVRPVSAPKVLLFAADHGVAALGVSRLPAQGGTAARVRAVLDGTAPVARLAARYGAELRVVDVAVDADPAEFPDEVVAHRIRRGSGRIDVEDALSPEETVRAFRAGMAVADEEADSGTDLVLLGDLGVGSTTVAAVLVGALCGTDAAAVCGRGSGIDDRVWMVKCATIRDSLRRARPVLGDQLALLGATGGADFAAITGFLLQAAVRRLPVVLDGVVSSACALVAQRIAFRAPEWWRAGQSSGEPAQAKAYDRLTLTPMQDQGIAMGEGVGAVLALPLLQAAGDALAEEAAQPFVPSAPKEQPKLPSAADLLRRL encoded by the coding sequence ATGGACACGACCGTGGATCTCGATACGTTCTCCTCGCTCGTCGAGCGCCCCGACGACAGTGCCCGGCGGGCCGCCGAGGAGCGCTGGCAGGAAGCCGGGCGGCCGCGCGGCGGCCTCGGCAAGCTGGAGGAGCTGGGCAGCTGGCTGTCGTCCGTACAGGGGCGCTCCCCGGTGCGGCCGGTCTCGGCGCCCAAGGTGCTGCTGTTCGCCGCCGACCACGGCGTGGCCGCGCTCGGGGTCTCCCGGCTGCCCGCCCAGGGCGGCACCGCGGCCCGGGTGCGGGCGGTGCTCGACGGCACCGCGCCGGTCGCCCGGCTGGCCGCGCGCTACGGCGCGGAACTGCGGGTGGTCGACGTCGCGGTGGACGCCGACCCCGCGGAATTCCCGGACGAGGTGGTCGCCCACCGGATCCGGCGCGGCTCCGGCCGGATCGACGTCGAGGACGCGCTCAGCCCGGAGGAGACCGTACGGGCCTTCCGGGCCGGCATGGCCGTGGCCGACGAGGAAGCCGACTCCGGCACCGACCTGGTACTGCTCGGCGACCTCGGGGTCGGCTCCACCACGGTGGCCGCCGTCCTGGTCGGCGCGCTGTGCGGGACGGACGCGGCCGCGGTCTGCGGGCGCGGCTCGGGGATCGACGACCGGGTGTGGATGGTCAAGTGCGCCACCATCCGGGACTCGCTGCGGCGGGCCCGGCCGGTGCTCGGCGACCAGCTGGCGCTGCTCGGCGCCACCGGCGGGGCGGACTTCGCCGCCATCACCGGGTTCCTGCTGCAGGCCGCCGTCCGACGGCTGCCGGTGGTGCTGGACGGCGTGGTCTCCTCGGCCTGCGCGCTGGTCGCGCAGCGGATCGCCTTCCGGGCGCCGGAGTGGTGGCGGGCCGGGCAGTCCAGCGGCGAGCCGGCCCAGGCGAAGGCGTACGACCGGCTGACCCTGACGCCGATGCAGGACCAGGGGATCGCCATGGGCGAGGGCGTCGGGGCGGTGCTCGCGCTGCCGCTGCTCCAGGCGGCGGGCGACGCGCTCGCGGAGGAGGCGGCGCAGCCGTTCGTGCCGTCGGCGCCGAAGGAGCAGCCGAAGCTGCCTTCGGCGGCGGATCTGCTGCGGAGGCTGTAG
- a CDS encoding Lrp/AsnC family transcriptional regulator: MTSSRAHEVIGADLDETDRQLLARLGSDGRASYAEIGLQVNLSATAVRRRIDRLRARGVVRGFTVVLDPAVLGWQTEAFVEVYCRERTAPEEILASLRQFPEVVAAWTVTGDPDALVHLRAADMRHLEAVIERIRREPGVQRSRSSVVLSQLIG, translated from the coding sequence ATGACCAGCAGCCGAGCGCACGAGGTGATCGGGGCCGACCTGGACGAGACCGACCGGCAGCTCCTCGCCCGCCTCGGCAGCGACGGCCGCGCCTCCTACGCCGAGATCGGTCTCCAGGTGAACCTCTCCGCCACCGCCGTGCGCCGCCGGATCGACCGGCTCCGGGCGCGCGGCGTGGTGCGGGGCTTCACCGTGGTGCTCGACCCGGCCGTGCTCGGCTGGCAGACCGAGGCCTTCGTCGAGGTCTACTGCCGCGAGCGCACCGCCCCCGAGGAGATCCTCGCCAGCCTGCGCCAGTTCCCCGAGGTGGTCGCCGCCTGGACGGTCACCGGCGACCCGGACGCCCTGGTCCACCTGCGGGCCGCCGACATGCGCCACCTGGAGGCCGTCATCGAGCGCATCCGGCGCGAGCCCGGCGTCCAGCGCAGCCGCTCCTCCGTGGTCCTCTCCCAGCTGATCGGCTGA